Within the Irregularibacter muris genome, the region GGCACCGGATAAGGTCTTTACAATCACGGGAAAACCAAATTGTTTTTCCACCATATCAATATTAATAGGGTATTTTGCCAACATGGTTTTTGGTACAGGCATGTTCATGGAAGCCAATATTTGCTGACTATAAAGCTTGTCCTTCACAGCCTCTATGCTTTCAGAGGAATTTATGGTATATACGCCCAATCTCTCTAGGTGCCTGATTACCGCCAAAGCAAAATAGGTGGTGGAAGCCCCTAGTCTGGGTAATAAAAAGTCCGGCAAGGGCACCACTTCTCCATCTACTATGACACTTTTTCGATCATCCCGAGTGACGATTAAGTCAAATTGTTCAGGTGCAACTATTCTTAGCTCTATATTTTGCTTTTCAGCCTCTTGTATAAACCGTTCAATTTCATGCCTTTCCTTCTTTAACCCTGCATCATATTCCTGATATAATATCCAACCCCTCATCACAAATTCCTCCTTGCTCTCCTCTTTGTTTTTCTTTTTATTCTTTCCTTTATCTACTCTCCTGCAATGCTATTAGCAATATGGGCAAATTCTTCTAGCGACAAGGTTTCTCCCCTTCTTGTGGCATCTATATTGGCTGTTTTTAATACCTCTTTGATCTTCCCCTTCTCTATTTCCAATTGACTAGAGCTTAGGGCATTTAATAAAGTTTTTCTTCTTTTTCCAAAGGCAGCCTTTACTACCGCAAAAAATAGCTTTTTATCCTTCACCAACACCCTAGGTTCCTTTAAAATGTCTAGACTTATAATGGTAGACTCTACCTTTGGAGCCGGTATAAATACACTAGGGGGCACATTGCCAATAATGCGGGGCTGTGCATAAAATTGTACTGCCACCGAAAGAGCTCCATAGTCTTTTCCTCCTGGGCTGGCCTGCATTCTTTCGGCTACTTCCTTTTGAATAAGTATAGTGATGCTCTCTAGGGGTAAATCCTCCTCCAATAACTTCATGACGATGGATGTGGTCACATAGTAGGGAAGGTTAGCCACTACCTTGATGGGTCTATCCCCAAAATAATCTCTAAGATGTTCTTTCAATGGCAATTTTAATACATCTCCATGTAGCACCTGGACATTGGTATACTCCCCCAAAGTCTCCCGGAGAATAGGCAAAAGGGCACGGTCTATCTCTATGGCCAACACATTATGGGCATGCTGGGCTAACTTTTGGGTCATGGTGCCAATTCCTGGACCGATTTCCAATACTCCATAATCCTTATGTATTCCTGCACCATCTATAATCTTGTCCAGTATATTGCTATCAATGAGGAAATTTTGGCCTAGACTCTTACTAAAGCGAAAGCCGTACTTTTCTATGATCTCCCTGGTCACTTTGGGAGAGGCTAAATTTTTCATTTACTGACCCCCACTCCTTTCCAACCACTCTAATGCTTCTTGAAATTCCTCTAGGGAAATAGAATAGTGATTGAGTCTTTTTAAAAATTGTTTTGCATTGGCGTATCCTATTCCTA harbors:
- a CDS encoding ATP-grasp domain-containing protein; the protein is MRGWILYQEYDAGLKKERHEIERFIQEAEKQNIELRIVAPEQFDLIVTRDDRKSVIVDGEVVPLPDFLLPRLGASTTYFALAVIRHLERLGVYTINSSESIEAVKDKLYSQQILASMNMPVPKTMLAKYPINIDMVEKQFGFPVIVKTLSGAQGTGVFLSESKSKFKDLMDLINATNHKANIIVQEFVADSAGRDLRVFTVGGRALACMERISQDGNFKANIAQGGTMRQVELTSEIEWIATETSRILNLEVAGIDLLFDGEHFKICEANSSPGFKAMEACYDINIPEEIFSFIRVRLGLFD
- the rsmA gene encoding 16S rRNA (adenine(1518)-N(6)/adenine(1519)-N(6))-dimethyltransferase RsmA, which translates into the protein MKNLASPKVTREIIEKYGFRFSKSLGQNFLIDSNILDKIIDGAGIHKDYGVLEIGPGIGTMTQKLAQHAHNVLAIEIDRALLPILRETLGEYTNVQVLHGDVLKLPLKEHLRDYFGDRPIKVVANLPYYVTTSIVMKLLEEDLPLESITILIQKEVAERMQASPGGKDYGALSVAVQFYAQPRIIGNVPPSVFIPAPKVESTIISLDILKEPRVLVKDKKLFFAVVKAAFGKRRKTLLNALSSSQLEIEKGKIKEVLKTANIDATRRGETLSLEEFAHIANSIAGE